A single window of Streptomyces griseoviridis DNA harbors:
- a CDS encoding glycosyltransferase: MRVLFTTIGSPSHGRAQLPLARALAAAGHEVLVATTPSVAPVFEHDDVRVTVSMGDFSPNSFITPELAEPALRPGLDDAERQAAFRGVLFRAMAGPMAAELLDRSLPVAREFRPDLVLRDGMDLSACLVAESLGVPHLPTPSGTSNLVDPADVLEGLNTLRAKRGLPTKDDPLSIVPHGRVDYVPAAFSFAEHLPPSELSYRQTVSVDRGAALPRWIAELPTDRPLVLAALGTALPMIKKMAAEDDQGRPPFPVPDPEQTLRSMIEAVSRLDECTVVVATSGIPADTAALPPHVRVTDRVPQPLLLEAVDLFLTHGGFNSIRESLRTATPMAVLPQFGDQFGNAARVQRLGLGRMITDTAPDGITETLRTVLADPGAAARAREARLAMLTLPEIDCAVSDLEKIV, translated from the coding sequence GTGCGGGTACTGTTCACCACGATCGGAAGCCCCTCCCACGGCCGCGCCCAGTTACCGCTGGCCCGAGCGCTCGCGGCGGCCGGACACGAGGTGCTCGTGGCCACCACCCCCTCCGTCGCCCCCGTCTTCGAACACGACGACGTCCGCGTGACCGTCTCCATGGGTGACTTCTCCCCCAACTCCTTCATCACCCCCGAACTGGCCGAACCCGCCCTGCGCCCCGGCCTCGACGACGCCGAACGCCAAGCGGCCTTCCGCGGCGTCCTGTTCCGGGCGATGGCGGGCCCGATGGCAGCCGAACTCCTCGACCGGAGCCTGCCGGTGGCGCGGGAGTTCCGCCCCGACCTCGTCCTGCGCGACGGCATGGACCTCAGCGCGTGCCTGGTCGCCGAGTCCCTCGGCGTCCCGCACCTGCCCACCCCCTCGGGCACCAGCAACCTCGTCGACCCCGCCGACGTGCTCGAAGGACTCAACACCCTGCGCGCGAAGCGCGGGTTGCCCACGAAGGACGACCCGCTGTCGATCGTGCCCCACGGGCGCGTCGACTACGTGCCCGCCGCCTTCTCCTTCGCCGAGCACCTGCCCCCGTCCGAACTGTCCTACCGGCAGACCGTGTCCGTCGACCGCGGCGCGGCCCTGCCCCGATGGATCGCCGAACTCCCCACCGACCGGCCCCTGGTGCTCGCCGCCCTCGGCACCGCCCTCCCCATGATCAAGAAGATGGCCGCCGAGGACGACCAGGGCCGGCCGCCGTTCCCCGTGCCCGACCCCGAGCAGACGCTGCGGTCGATGATCGAGGCGGTGTCACGGCTCGACGAGTGCACCGTCGTCGTCGCCACCTCGGGCATCCCCGCCGACACCGCGGCGCTGCCGCCGCACGTGCGCGTCACCGACCGGGTGCCGCAGCCGCTGCTGCTCGAAGCGGTCGACCTGTTCCTCACCCACGGAGGCTTCAACAGCATCCGGGAGTCGCTGCGCACGGCCACCCCGATGGCCGTACTGCCCCAGTTCGGCGACCAGTTCGGCAACGCCGCCCGGGTCCAGCGGCTCGGGCTCGGCCGAATGATCACCGACACCGCACCGGACGGCATCACCGAGACGCTGCGCACGGTCCTCGCCGACCCCGGCGCCGCGGCCAGGGCCCGCGAGGCCCGCCTCGCGATGCTCACGCTGCCGGAGATCGACTGCGCGGTGTCCGACCTGGAGAAGATCGTCTGA
- a CDS encoding MarR family winged helix-turn-helix transcriptional regulator, with translation MAGKKAEQALVDQWRDILALHARTQCELDRALHRHGLCASDFEVMDVLASHSCGFRVQEISERVHLSQSALSRLIARLEGDDLVARAMCQEDRRGVRVTLTGKGRALHGEVLPVQRAVLTRMLTG, from the coding sequence ATGGCGGGGAAGAAGGCCGAACAGGCGCTCGTGGACCAGTGGCGGGACATCCTGGCACTGCATGCCCGCACCCAGTGCGAGTTGGACCGCGCCCTGCACCGACACGGCCTGTGCGCCAGCGACTTCGAGGTGATGGACGTCCTGGCCTCGCACTCCTGCGGTTTCCGCGTCCAGGAGATCTCCGAGCGCGTCCATCTGAGCCAGAGCGCGCTGTCCCGCCTGATCGCACGCCTTGAGGGCGACGACCTCGTCGCGCGGGCCATGTGCCAGGAGGACCGGCGGGGCGTGCGGGTCACGCTGACCGGGAAGGGACGCGCGCTGCACGGCGAGGTACTGCCGGTGCAACGCGCGGTGCTCACCAGGATGTTGACGGGCTGA
- a CDS encoding maleylpyruvate isomerase family mycothiol-dependent enzyme translates to METAEFVRTVDREGRLLAVAAEEAGPEAKVATCPDWRIQDLVGHIGAVHRWATAYVVEGHSAFRRLGTPPDLDGDALLGWFRIGHRRLVDALAAAPSDLDCWHFLPAPSPLAFWARRQAHETAIHRVDAESALRETPTAIEPAFAADGIDELLRGFQARSRSQVRSEEPRVLRVRVTEGGGEVWTVRLSREKPTAERGDTGAADCKVAGTAEELYLALWNRGPFPTVTGDTGLVDLWRTTSAV, encoded by the coding sequence ATGGAGACAGCTGAGTTCGTGCGGACCGTGGACCGGGAGGGCCGGCTGCTGGCCGTGGCGGCCGAGGAGGCGGGCCCGGAGGCGAAGGTGGCGACCTGTCCCGACTGGCGGATCCAGGACCTCGTCGGGCACATCGGGGCCGTGCACCGCTGGGCGACGGCCTACGTCGTCGAGGGGCACAGCGCTTTCCGGCGCCTCGGCACACCGCCCGACCTGGACGGCGACGCGCTGCTCGGCTGGTTCCGGATCGGGCACCGGCGGCTGGTCGACGCCCTCGCCGCCGCGCCGTCCGACCTCGACTGCTGGCACTTCCTGCCCGCGCCGTCCCCGCTCGCGTTCTGGGCCCGCAGGCAGGCCCACGAGACGGCGATCCACCGGGTGGACGCGGAGTCGGCGCTCCGCGAGACGCCGACCGCGATCGAGCCGGCCTTCGCGGCGGACGGCATCGACGAGTTGCTGCGGGGCTTCCAGGCCCGCTCCAGGAGCCAGGTCCGCAGCGAGGAGCCACGGGTGCTGCGGGTCCGGGTCACCGAAGGCGGGGGCGAGGTGTGGACCGTACGGCTGTCGCGGGAGAAGCCCACGGCCGAGCGGGGCGACACGGGGGCCGCCGACTGCAAAGTGGCGGGAACGGCCGAGGAGTTGTACCTGGCGCTGTGGAATCGCGGGCCGTTCCCGACCGTGACGGGCGACACCGGCCTCGTCGACCTGTGGCGGACGACGTCGGCGGTCTGA
- a CDS encoding cellulase family glycosylhydrolase: MRTARSPLARLLASLAGLLGLVLVGGGLSQASAHAAEPPAALATGLHIAGGRLVEGNGNDFIMRGVNHAHTWYPGRTQQSLADIKALGANAVRVVLADGHRWSANSASDVAGVISQCKANRLICVLEVHDTTGYGEDSAAGTLDQAADYWIGLKSVLAGQEDYTIINIGNEPWGNTDPAGWTAPTIAAVKKLRAAGFAHTIMVDAPNWGQDLQGVMRANAQAVYAADTTGNLIFSIHMYSVYDTAAEITDYLNAFVNAKLPILIGEFGGPADQWGDPDEDTMMATAEQLRLGYLAWSWSGNTDPVLDLALDFDATRLSSWGQRVFNGANGIAKTAREATVFNGSTPTDTQAPTAPGTPTATAVTATSATLSWTAATDNVGVTGYDVVRISGGTETAFATATSHTVNLTGLTADTTYTFAVYAHDAAGNKSARSATVSVTTAKGGGTPGATCSVGYRIVGDWPGGFQAELAIRNTGTTAINGWTLGFSFADGQTVTSMWGGTATQTGGAVSVAAASYTSSVPAGGSVTVGFLGNKATTNTAPTAFTLNGSTCATS, encoded by the coding sequence GTGAGAACCGCAAGGAGCCCCCTCGCCCGTCTGCTCGCGTCCCTGGCCGGCCTTCTCGGGCTCGTCCTGGTGGGCGGTGGCCTCTCCCAGGCCTCCGCGCACGCGGCCGAGCCGCCCGCCGCCCTCGCCACCGGCCTGCACATCGCGGGCGGCAGACTCGTCGAGGGCAACGGCAACGACTTCATCATGCGGGGCGTCAACCACGCCCACACCTGGTACCCCGGCCGCACCCAGCAGTCGCTGGCCGACATCAAGGCGCTCGGCGCCAACGCCGTCCGTGTCGTCCTCGCCGACGGGCACCGCTGGTCCGCGAACAGCGCCTCCGACGTCGCCGGTGTGATCAGCCAGTGCAAGGCCAACCGGCTGATCTGCGTCCTCGAGGTGCACGACACGACCGGATACGGCGAGGACTCCGCGGCGGGCACCCTCGACCAGGCCGCCGACTACTGGATCGGCCTCAAGAGCGTCCTCGCCGGCCAGGAGGACTACACCATCATCAACATCGGCAACGAGCCCTGGGGCAACACCGATCCGGCCGGCTGGACCGCCCCCACCATCGCCGCCGTCAAGAAGCTCCGCGCCGCCGGATTCGCGCACACCATCATGGTGGACGCGCCCAACTGGGGCCAGGACCTCCAAGGCGTGATGCGCGCCAACGCCCAGGCGGTGTACGCCGCCGACACCACCGGCAACCTGATCTTCTCGATCCACATGTACAGCGTCTACGACACGGCCGCCGAGATCACCGACTACCTCAACGCCTTCGTCAACGCCAAACTACCCATCCTGATAGGTGAGTTCGGAGGCCCCGCGGACCAGTGGGGCGATCCGGACGAGGACACCATGATGGCCACCGCCGAACAGCTGCGGCTCGGCTATCTCGCCTGGTCCTGGAGCGGCAACACCGACCCGGTCCTCGACCTCGCCCTCGACTTCGACGCGACCCGTCTCAGCTCCTGGGGCCAGCGCGTCTTCAACGGCGCCAACGGCATCGCCAAAACCGCCCGCGAGGCCACCGTCTTCAACGGCTCCACCCCCACCGACACCCAGGCGCCCACCGCACCCGGCACCCCCACCGCCACCGCCGTGACCGCCACGTCGGCCACCCTGAGCTGGACGGCCGCCACGGACAACGTCGGCGTCACCGGATACGACGTCGTCCGGATCAGCGGCGGCACCGAGACCGCCTTCGCCACCGCCACGTCCCACACCGTCAACCTGACGGGGCTCACCGCCGACACCACCTACACGTTCGCCGTGTACGCCCACGACGCGGCCGGCAACAAGTCCGCGCGCTCCGCGACGGTGAGCGTCACCACCGCCAAGGGCGGCGGCACCCCGGGAGCGACCTGCTCCGTGGGCTACCGGATCGTCGGCGACTGGCCGGGCGGTTTCCAGGCCGAGTTGGCCATCCGCAACACCGGCACCACGGCGATCAACGGCTGGACGCTCGGCTTCTCCTTCGCCGACGGGCAGACCGTCACCAGCATGTGGGGCGGCACCGCGACCCAGACCGGCGGCGCGGTGAGCGTCGCCGCCGCCTCCTACACCTCGTCCGTCCCCGCGGGCGGCTCCGTCACCGTCGGGTTCCTCGGCAACAAGGCCACGACGAACACCGCGCCCACCGCGTTCACGCTCAACGGCAGTACCTGCGCGACCAGTTGA
- the nadE gene encoding ammonia-dependent NAD(+) synthetase codes for MAGTFPHHTRTTSDHCGATSDRDSEEHTVIDQESAPVRQTIAQDLLVSPDFDAETEIARRVAFLTDQLTSTGLRALVLGISGGVDSTTTGRLCQLAVERAREAGHDAVFYAMRLPYGVQADEKDAQLALDFIRADEVLTVDVKPASDAALDAVLAAGTVFRDAGHQDFTHGNIKARQRMIAQYAVAGAHNGLVVGTDHAAEAVSGFFTKFGDGAADVVPLTGLTKRRVRAVAEALGAPAELVGKVPTADLETLNPGLPDEDALGVTYDDIDDFLEGRPVAEEAALAIVRRYRATEHKRRLPIAP; via the coding sequence ATGGCAGGGACATTCCCGCACCACACCCGCACCACCAGCGACCATTGCGGCGCCACAAGCGACAGAGACAGCGAGGAGCACACCGTGATCGACCAGGAGTCCGCGCCCGTGCGGCAGACGATCGCCCAGGACCTGCTGGTCAGCCCCGACTTCGACGCGGAGACCGAGATCGCGCGCCGAGTGGCCTTCCTCACCGACCAGTTGACTTCCACGGGACTGCGCGCGCTGGTCCTCGGCATCAGCGGCGGGGTCGACTCCACGACCACCGGACGGCTCTGCCAACTCGCCGTCGAGCGGGCCAGGGAGGCGGGCCACGACGCCGTGTTCTACGCGATGCGGCTGCCCTACGGCGTGCAGGCCGACGAGAAGGACGCCCAGCTCGCCCTTGATTTCATCCGCGCCGACGAGGTCCTCACCGTCGACGTGAAGCCCGCCAGCGACGCCGCGTTGGACGCGGTGCTGGCCGCCGGGACGGTGTTCCGCGACGCCGGCCACCAGGACTTCACCCACGGCAACATCAAGGCGAGGCAGCGGATGATCGCCCAGTACGCGGTGGCGGGCGCGCACAACGGCCTGGTCGTCGGCACCGATCACGCGGCCGAGGCCGTCTCCGGCTTCTTCACCAAGTTCGGCGACGGCGCCGCCGACGTCGTCCCGCTGACCGGGCTCACCAAGCGGCGGGTCCGCGCCGTCGCCGAGGCGCTGGGCGCACCGGCGGAGCTGGTCGGCAAGGTGCCGACCGCCGACCTGGAGACCCTCAACCCCGGCCTGCCCGACGAGGACGCGCTCGGTGTGACGTACGACGACATCGACGACTTCCTCGAGGGCAGGCCCGTCGCGGAGGAGGCGGCCCTCGCGATCGTGCGCCGGTACCGGGCGACCGAGCACAAGCGGCGGCTGCCGATCGCGCCGTGA
- a CDS encoding MFS transporter encodes MPGTASHLARLRLALTLFFALDGFVFAGWVVRIPAIKHQIGASASALGLALLGVSAGGVITMTLTGRLCRRYGSHQVTVVCAVLLSLSVALPPLTHSALSLGLVLLLFGAAYGGINVAFNSAAVDLVAALRRPIMPSFHAAFSLGAMAGAGLGGLVAGSLTPTQHLLGLAVIGLLVTAVAGPSLIRLRPPVREPRPDAPLPEPSDPAGRAPRRASSARRGIVVTFGVIALCTAYGEGAMADWGALHLEQDLGTSAGLAAAGYSLFALAMTAGRLSGTAQLMRLGTTRVIVFGGATAAAGMLLGALAPTTWAALLGFAVAGFGLANLFPVSIERAGAVAGPDGVALASTLGYGGMLLGPPTIGFMADWLSLPAALTSVAILAATAAAIGFTTRKASGR; translated from the coding sequence GTGCCGGGTACCGCAAGCCATCTCGCCCGGCTCCGCCTGGCCCTCACCCTCTTCTTCGCCCTCGACGGCTTCGTCTTCGCCGGGTGGGTCGTCCGGATCCCCGCGATCAAGCACCAGATCGGCGCCTCCGCCAGCGCGCTCGGCCTCGCCCTCCTCGGGGTCTCGGCGGGCGGTGTCATCACGATGACCCTCACCGGCAGACTCTGCCGCCGCTACGGCAGCCACCAGGTCACCGTCGTCTGCGCGGTCCTGCTCTCCCTCAGCGTGGCCCTGCCGCCCCTCACCCACTCCGCGCTCTCGCTGGGCCTCGTGCTCCTGCTGTTCGGCGCCGCGTACGGCGGGATCAACGTCGCCTTCAACAGCGCCGCCGTCGATCTCGTCGCGGCCCTGCGCAGGCCGATCATGCCGAGCTTCCACGCCGCCTTCAGCCTGGGCGCCATGGCGGGCGCCGGGCTCGGCGGACTGGTCGCCGGGTCTCTCACCCCCACCCAGCACCTGCTGGGGCTCGCGGTGATCGGCCTGCTGGTGACGGCGGTCGCGGGCCCCTCGCTGATCCGGCTCCGCCCTCCCGTCCGCGAGCCGCGCCCGGACGCCCCGCTGCCCGAGCCGTCCGACCCCGCGGGCCGCGCGCCCCGGCGCGCGTCCTCCGCGCGGCGCGGGATCGTCGTCACGTTCGGTGTCATCGCCCTCTGCACGGCCTACGGCGAGGGCGCGATGGCGGACTGGGGCGCCTTGCACCTGGAACAGGATCTGGGCACCTCGGCCGGGCTCGCGGCGGCCGGCTACTCGTTGTTCGCGCTCGCCATGACGGCCGGACGGCTCTCCGGAACGGCCCAGTTGATGCGGCTCGGGACGACCCGGGTGATCGTGTTCGGCGGCGCCACCGCCGCGGCCGGCATGCTGCTCGGCGCGCTCGCGCCGACGACCTGGGCGGCGCTGCTGGGGTTCGCGGTCGCCGGGTTCGGGCTCGCCAACCTCTTCCCGGTGTCGATCGAACGGGCGGGCGCGGTGGCGGGCCCTGACGGGGTCGCCCTCGCCTCCACGCTCGGCTACGGCGGGATGCTGCTGGGGCCGCCGACGATCGGCTTCATGGCGGACTGGCTCTCCCTGCCCGCCGCCCTGACCAGCGTGGCGATCCTGGCCGCGACGGCGGCGGCCATCGGCTTCACCACCCGCAAGGCGTCCGGCCGTTGA
- a CDS encoding MDR family MFS transporter, translating to MTTSDAAAFDTADGPDPQAAPARLEHRQIVTVLSGLMVGMFLAALDQTVVASALRTIADDLHGLTAQAWVTTAYLVTGTIVSPLYGKLSDIYGRRPVYLCAIVLFAAGSLLCGFATSIYELAAFRAVQGLGGGGLMSLAMTIIADLTSPRERGRYQGYITAVFAGASIAGPLVGGVFAGQATLGGLAGWRWIFLLNVPLAVLAVMVVLRVLHVPHRPVRHRLDYGGAAALVVGIVPLLVVTEQGRAWGWGSGRALTAYALGLVGLIVFVRCERRMGDAALLPLRLFRIRAFRLGSVLHFTVGIPMFGAMTTLPLYLQLAQGMSPMRAGLATLPTVVANVSVTLLVGRLMARTGKFKVHLVAGVGSLTLALLVFATLRADSPLWYVSIGMLFMGAGLGAAMQTITTLAQSEVPRADMGAATASVNFFRSNGGTVGAAAFLSVLFSLAGSRIGERLTAARGEPAFRRLAEEPENARALDGVLRTDGSVNLEDSAFLHALDPRVAHPFLDGYVSAMQVVFLGGAAVGLIAFVIAAWRVPDTRLSAD from the coding sequence ATGACCACCTCCGACGCCGCCGCGTTCGACACCGCCGACGGCCCCGACCCACAGGCCGCTCCCGCACGGCTCGAGCACCGGCAGATCGTCACCGTGCTGTCCGGGCTCATGGTCGGCATGTTCCTCGCCGCCCTCGACCAGACCGTCGTCGCCTCCGCGCTGCGCACCATAGCCGACGACCTGCACGGGCTGACGGCGCAGGCGTGGGTGACGACCGCCTACCTCGTGACCGGCACCATCGTCAGCCCGCTCTACGGGAAGCTCTCCGACATCTACGGCCGCCGCCCGGTCTACCTGTGCGCCATCGTGCTGTTCGCCGCCGGCTCCCTGCTGTGCGGATTCGCCACCTCCATCTACGAGTTGGCGGCCTTCCGGGCCGTACAGGGGCTGGGCGGCGGCGGGTTGATGTCGCTCGCCATGACGATCATCGCCGACCTCACCTCACCCAGGGAACGCGGCCGGTACCAGGGCTACATCACCGCGGTCTTCGCCGGCGCGAGCATCGCGGGACCGCTCGTCGGCGGGGTGTTCGCCGGGCAGGCCACCCTCGGGGGGCTGGCCGGCTGGCGCTGGATCTTCCTGCTCAACGTGCCGCTCGCGGTGCTGGCCGTCATGGTGGTGCTGCGCGTACTGCATGTGCCGCACCGGCCGGTGCGCCACCGCCTCGACTACGGCGGCGCGGCGGCCCTGGTCGTCGGCATCGTCCCGCTCCTCGTCGTCACCGAGCAGGGCAGGGCCTGGGGTTGGGGCTCGGGACGCGCCCTGACCGCGTACGCGCTCGGGCTGGTGGGCCTGATCGTCTTCGTGCGCTGCGAGCGCCGGATGGGCGACGCGGCCCTGCTGCCGCTGCGGTTGTTCCGCATCCGGGCGTTCCGACTCGGCTCCGTCCTGCACTTCACCGTCGGCATCCCGATGTTCGGCGCCATGACGACACTCCCGCTCTACCTCCAACTCGCCCAGGGCATGAGCCCGATGCGGGCCGGACTCGCCACCCTACCGACCGTCGTCGCGAACGTGTCGGTCACCCTCCTCGTCGGCCGGCTGATGGCGCGGACCGGCAAGTTCAAGGTCCACCTGGTGGCCGGCGTCGGCTCGCTCACCCTCGCCCTGCTGGTCTTCGCGACGCTCCGGGCGGACAGCCCGCTGTGGTACGTCTCGATCGGCATGCTCTTCATGGGGGCGGGGCTCGGCGCCGCGATGCAGACGATCACCACCCTCGCCCAGTCCGAGGTGCCCCGCGCCGACATGGGCGCGGCGACCGCGTCCGTGAACTTCTTCCGCTCCAACGGCGGGACGGTGGGCGCCGCCGCGTTCCTCTCCGTCCTCTTCTCCCTCGCGGGCTCACGGATCGGCGAACGCCTCACGGCGGCGCGGGGCGAGCCGGCGTTCCGGCGGCTCGCCGAGGAACCGGAGAACGCCCGCGCCCTCGACGGCGTGCTGCGGACCGACGGCAGCGTGAACCTGGAGGACTCGGCCTTCCTGCACGCCCTCGACCCGCGCGTCGCCCACCCGTTCCTCGACGGCTACGTCAGCGCCATGCAGGTGGTCTTCCTCGGGGGAGCGGCCGTGGGCCTCATCGCCTTCGTGATCGCGGCCTGGCGGGTGCCCGACACCAGACTGTCGGCGGACTGA
- a CDS encoding UDP-glucose dehydrogenase family protein, with protein sequence MSSRRVVVIGTGYVGLTTGACLASLGHRVVCADADAHKVERLRRAEVDILEPGLPEAVRDGLGSGRLEFVRDPRAAVESAEVVFLCLPTPMGVGGAADLAAVEAVADEIRDRLPRGAVVVNKSTVPVGTAERVAALLGRLDVTVVSNPEFLREGHAVHDFLHPDRIVVGAADPDAARRVADLYTGIDAPRVLTDTAGAELIKYAANFFLAMKLSFANNLATLCERLGANIDDVVAGIGQDPRIGGAFLAPGPGWGGSCLPKDTHALLRVCEESGVEFPLLRATIETNVEHQRRLVERIAARCAGPDGTLRGVRLGLLGLAFKAGTSDLRDSPALVIARQLRERGAELYAYDPALSELRPDLSDLLTVVGTPLAAVEGARACVVLTEWPEFRDLDWAALAGRLDAPLVYDFRNVLDPERLDRAALSWEGVGRSPAMAR encoded by the coding sequence ATGTCCTCTCGACGTGTCGTCGTCATCGGAACCGGCTATGTCGGCCTGACCACCGGCGCCTGTCTCGCCTCCCTCGGACACCGCGTGGTGTGCGCCGACGCCGACGCCCACAAGGTCGAACGGCTGCGCAGGGCGGAGGTCGACATCCTCGAACCGGGGCTGCCGGAAGCCGTCCGCGACGGACTCGGCTCCGGGCGCCTGGAGTTCGTGCGCGACCCCCGGGCGGCCGTGGAGAGCGCCGAGGTGGTCTTCCTCTGCCTGCCCACCCCGATGGGCGTCGGCGGCGCCGCCGACCTGGCCGCCGTCGAGGCCGTCGCCGACGAGATACGCGACCGGCTGCCGCGCGGCGCGGTCGTCGTCAACAAGTCCACCGTGCCGGTCGGAACCGCCGAACGCGTCGCCGCGCTCCTCGGCCGCCTCGATGTGACGGTGGTCAGCAACCCGGAGTTCCTCCGCGAGGGCCACGCCGTCCACGACTTCCTCCACCCCGACCGCATCGTGGTGGGCGCCGCCGACCCGGACGCGGCCCGGCGGGTGGCCGACCTGTACACCGGCATCGACGCGCCGCGCGTCCTCACCGACACCGCGGGCGCCGAACTCATCAAGTACGCCGCGAACTTCTTCCTCGCGATGAAGCTGTCCTTCGCGAACAACCTGGCCACCCTCTGCGAACGGCTCGGCGCGAACATCGACGACGTGGTCGCGGGCATCGGCCAGGACCCGCGCATCGGCGGCGCCTTCCTCGCCCCCGGCCCCGGCTGGGGCGGTTCCTGCCTGCCCAAGGACACCCACGCGCTGCTGCGGGTGTGCGAGGAGTCGGGCGTGGAGTTCCCGCTGCTGCGGGCCACCATCGAGACGAACGTCGAGCACCAGCGCCGCCTCGTCGAGCGGATCGCCGCCCGCTGCGCCGGACCCGACGGCACCCTGCGCGGCGTCCGGCTGGGGCTGCTCGGCCTCGCCTTCAAGGCAGGCACCTCCGACCTGCGGGACTCGCCCGCCCTGGTCATCGCCCGCCAACTGCGCGAGCGCGGAGCCGAGTTGTACGCCTACGACCCCGCGCTGAGCGAACTGCGCCCCGACCTCAGCGACCTGCTCACGGTCGTCGGCACGCCCCTCGCCGCCGTCGAGGGCGCCCGCGCCTGCGTCGTCCTCACCGAGTGGCCCGAGTTCCGCGACCTGGACTGGGCCGCCCTCGCCGGACGCCTCGACGCCCCGCTCGTCTACGACTTCCGCAACGTCCTCGACCCCGAACGCCTCGACCGGGCCGCGCTGTCCTGGGAAGGCGTCGGCCGCTCACCGGCGATGGCCCGCTGA
- a CDS encoding TetR/AcrR family transcriptional regulator, translating to MDTPEEAKRGRGRSTTTRRYDAEGSRAALVSAAARCFGKYGYDGTSIRDIGRTAEVDAALVYRYFGSKQGLFEAVSTSSTALFEPLRQLPLDEVAEWLHRVAFHGPDEDEVPHPVLTMLRSPSREEAVGQLRADVTEVFTESFAARLDGPDAEIRAELLAAWMLGMTLLRLAVRTPALSAAPDRTLPYVRVAVDSLLHPGEPDDGAAGGCRCPVSGG from the coding sequence GTGGACACACCAGAGGAAGCGAAACGGGGCCGCGGACGCTCCACGACGACCCGCAGATACGACGCGGAGGGCAGCCGAGCGGCCCTGGTGAGCGCCGCGGCCCGGTGCTTCGGGAAATACGGGTACGACGGCACCAGCATCCGTGACATCGGCAGGACGGCGGAGGTCGACGCCGCTCTCGTCTACCGCTACTTCGGCTCAAAACAAGGGCTGTTCGAGGCCGTCTCGACGAGCAGCACGGCCCTGTTCGAACCCTTGCGTCAGCTGCCCCTCGATGAGGTGGCGGAGTGGCTGCACCGGGTCGCGTTCCACGGTCCTGACGAGGACGAAGTCCCGCATCCCGTGCTGACGATGCTCCGCTCGCCCAGCCGGGAGGAGGCCGTCGGGCAGTTGCGCGCCGACGTCACCGAGGTCTTCACGGAGAGCTTCGCCGCCCGTCTCGACGGCCCCGACGCGGAGATCCGCGCGGAGCTGCTGGCGGCGTGGATGCTGGGGATGACGCTGCTGCGGCTGGCGGTGCGGACCCCGGCCCTCAGCGCGGCTCCTGACCGCACGCTGCCCTATGTGCGGGTGGCCGTCGACTCGCTGCTGCATCCGGGCGAGCCGGACGACGGCGCGGCCGGGGGCTGCCGGTGCCCGGTGTCCGGGGGCTGA